From Candidatus Pedobacter colombiensis, one genomic window encodes:
- a CDS encoding nucleotidyl transferase AbiEii/AbiGii toxin family protein, with product MLCGSGKSGKKKLLYKNWKGLSKMHEHIIRIKDVAKLLEGLDRPFVFVGGATVGLYATYPDRTEDIRPTEDVDVVVELISYSGYAEISEKMIALGFSNDIESGVICRFKIHGLTVDIMPTDPNVIGFSNRWYPDGFKFAETVELDSQTRVSIFSVPYFLASKWEAFKSRGKSNFRASHDFEDMVFVFEHCHDLELKLVDAPQDVLEYLRIEVGSMLHNDDFIEGIGCHMQNSYYGSEASEIIDKLRSVLLR from the coding sequence ATGTTATGCGGATCGGGAAAGTCAGGGAAAAAGAAGTTGCTATACAAGAACTGGAAAGGATTATCAAAAATGCATGAACATATTATCAGAATTAAAGACGTAGCAAAACTATTGGAAGGTCTCGATCGTCCTTTTGTGTTTGTAGGAGGAGCAACTGTAGGATTATATGCGACCTACCCGGATAGGACTGAGGATATAAGGCCTACAGAAGATGTCGATGTCGTTGTCGAACTAATTAGCTACTCAGGATATGCAGAGATTAGTGAGAAAATGATAGCATTGGGTTTTAGTAATGATATAGAATCAGGTGTAATTTGCCGGTTTAAGATTCATGGCCTGACGGTAGATATTATGCCTACTGATCCGAATGTGATTGGCTTTAGTAATCGTTGGTATCCAGATGGATTCAAATTTGCTGAAACGGTAGAACTTGATAGCCAAACAAGGGTTAGTATTTTCAGTGTGCCTTACTTTTTAGCATCAAAATGGGAGGCATTTAAATCACGTGGCAAAAGCAATTTTAGAGCGAGCCACGATTTTGAGGATATGGTCTTTGTTTTTGAACATTGCCATGATCTGGAATTAAAGTTAGTCGATGCACCTCAAGACGTACTTGAATATCTACGCATAGAAGTCGGAAGTATGCTACATAATGATGATTTTATTGAAGGGATTGGTTGCCATATGCAAAATTCATATTATGGTTCGGAGGCTTCTGAGATTATCGATAAACTACGTTCTGTTTTACTAAGATAA
- a CDS encoding redoxin domain-containing protein, whose amino-acid sequence MALQVGDKAPDFTLLNTDLKEVSLSDYKGKKLVVHFFPLAFTGVCTAQLCTMRDSFGYYQGMNADVVGISVDSPFTLAKFKEEQAYQFPLLSDFNKEISQAYSSFYEDFVLNLKGVSKRAAFVIDEEGKIIHSEVLEEAGNMPDFDAIKEVVEA is encoded by the coding sequence ATGGCATTACAAGTTGGCGACAAAGCCCCAGATTTTACATTATTAAATACTGATTTGAAAGAAGTATCTCTGTCAGATTATAAAGGGAAGAAATTGGTTGTACACTTTTTTCCTTTGGCATTTACAGGAGTTTGCACAGCACAACTATGTACAATGAGAGATAGCTTTGGTTATTACCAGGGAATGAATGCTGATGTTGTAGGAATTTCAGTTGATTCTCCTTTTACATTGGCTAAGTTTAAAGAAGAACAGGCTTACCAGTTCCCTTTATTGTCAGATTTCAACAAAGAAATATCACAAGCTTACAGCTCATTTTATGAAGATTTTGTTCTTAATTTAAAGGGAGTATCAAAAAGAGCAGCTTTTGTAATCGATGAAGAAGGAAAAATTATCCATTCGGAGGTTTTAGAGGAGGCGGGTAATATGCCTGATTTTGATGCAATTAAGGAAGTGGTTGAAGCTTAA